One window of Microbacterium sp. 1S1 genomic DNA carries:
- a CDS encoding Rv2578c family radical SAM protein, which translates to MRWQGQKLADGDEAALPGLENRSSVLRTVTTPEFSGMTFHEVLSKSALNHVPGASRMPFAWTINPYRGCSHACTYCFARGTHEYLDLDGGADFDSQIVVKVNVVEVLERELRRGSWQHETVALGTNTDPYQRAEGRYALMPGIIEALAASGTPMSILTKGTLIRRDIPLLRKAAQRVPVDVQMSIAMYDDALQKAIEPGAPTTQARLDTVRALADAGFPVTVFLMPIMPHLTDSLAAIDDALRRIKAAGARSVIYGALHLRPGVKPWFFQWLGENRPDLVSSYRGLYPGASVEAPKPYRQWLAKRARPLIRMHGLDGRHEDDYPRRGFRPGQGHVQAGPPVGGTVMFTPSGRATAPTQPMLF; encoded by the coding sequence ATGCGGTGGCAGGGACAGAAGCTCGCGGACGGCGACGAGGCGGCACTGCCGGGCCTCGAGAATCGATCCAGTGTCCTCCGCACGGTGACCACACCGGAGTTCTCCGGTATGACGTTCCACGAGGTGCTGTCGAAGTCCGCCCTGAACCACGTCCCCGGCGCCTCCCGCATGCCCTTCGCCTGGACGATCAACCCCTATCGCGGCTGCTCTCACGCCTGCACGTACTGCTTCGCCCGAGGCACGCACGAGTACCTCGATCTCGACGGCGGCGCCGACTTCGACTCGCAGATCGTCGTCAAGGTCAACGTCGTCGAGGTGCTGGAGCGGGAGCTGCGCCGCGGGAGCTGGCAGCACGAGACGGTCGCCCTCGGCACCAACACCGACCCGTACCAGAGGGCCGAGGGGCGCTACGCCCTCATGCCGGGGATCATCGAGGCCCTGGCCGCGTCGGGAACGCCGATGTCGATCCTCACGAAGGGCACGCTGATCCGCCGCGACATCCCTCTGCTGAGGAAGGCGGCGCAGCGCGTCCCGGTCGACGTGCAGATGTCGATCGCGATGTACGACGATGCGCTGCAGAAGGCGATCGAACCGGGGGCCCCGACCACGCAGGCCCGCCTCGACACCGTGCGGGCCCTCGCCGATGCCGGGTTCCCCGTCACGGTGTTCCTCATGCCGATCATGCCGCACCTGACCGACTCTCTCGCCGCGATCGACGACGCCCTGCGCCGCATCAAGGCCGCCGGGGCACGGAGCGTGATCTACGGCGCGCTGCATCTGCGTCCTGGCGTCAAGCCGTGGTTCTTCCAGTGGCTCGGTGAGAACCGTCCCGATCTCGTCTCGTCGTACCGCGGCCTGTACCCCGGGGCGTCCGTCGAGGCCCCGAAACCGTATCGGCAGTGGCTGGCCAAACGGGCTCGTCCCCTGATCCGCATGCACGGACTCGACGGCCGCCACGAGGACGACTATCCGCGGCGCGGTTTCCGTCCGGGACAGGGCCATGTCCAGGCGGGGCCGCCGGTGGGCGGTACGGTGATGTTCACCCCAAGCGGGCGCGCCACCGCCCCGACGCAGCCGATGCTGTTCTGA
- a CDS encoding M15 family metallopeptidase yields MPSSPHAQHAAPRSPIFGPALPVGLAVTALGMVLSLTGAAASPAAPEELPRPAAVLQVPSVENAATPAADPCADPAVQSAIEAGDDAATIAAFGGGLPFRDAVVAGNAPCVSLSDPARIWVVVNKGRPLDPAAYEPAGLSQVPLQMTTPSGRVRAEVADAAGRMAEAAVTAGVGRIGANNGYRSYGLQVATYDAHVRDQGQADADAGSARPGHSEHQTGLALDVVACDGGCGGLDGFGATRQSDWVAAHAWEYGFIVRYEEGGTPVTGYAPEPWHLRYVGTELAAAYHEGGYRTLEEFFGLPAAPDYGH; encoded by the coding sequence ATGCCCTCCTCGCCGCACGCTCAGCATGCGGCGCCGCGCTCCCCGATCTTCGGCCCCGCCCTCCCGGTCGGGCTGGCGGTGACCGCGCTCGGCATGGTGCTGTCTCTCACCGGTGCGGCCGCGTCGCCGGCCGCTCCCGAAGAGCTGCCGCGCCCCGCCGCCGTCCTGCAGGTGCCGTCGGTCGAGAACGCCGCGACGCCCGCGGCCGACCCGTGTGCCGATCCCGCGGTGCAGAGCGCGATCGAGGCGGGAGACGACGCGGCCACCATCGCGGCGTTCGGCGGCGGGCTGCCCTTCCGCGACGCGGTTGTTGCGGGGAACGCGCCCTGTGTCTCCCTCAGCGATCCTGCCCGGATCTGGGTCGTGGTGAACAAGGGGCGTCCCCTCGACCCCGCCGCCTACGAGCCCGCGGGACTGAGCCAGGTACCGTTGCAGATGACGACGCCCTCCGGTCGCGTCCGTGCGGAAGTCGCCGACGCGGCCGGGCGCATGGCCGAAGCCGCCGTGACCGCGGGGGTCGGGCGCATCGGGGCGAACAACGGCTACCGCTCCTACGGTTTGCAGGTCGCGACCTACGATGCGCACGTGCGGGATCAGGGGCAGGCCGACGCGGATGCCGGCTCGGCGCGACCGGGGCACAGCGAGCATCAGACCGGGCTCGCCCTCGACGTCGTGGCGTGTGATGGAGGCTGTGGGGGCCTCGACGGGTTCGGCGCCACACGGCAGAGCGACTGGGTGGCCGCGCACGCCTGGGAATACGGATTCATCGTGCGCTACGAGGAGGGCGGCACCCCCGTGACCGGGTACGCCCCGGAGCCCTGGCACCTGCGCTACGTCGGCACGGAGCTGGCGGCGGCGTATCACGAGGGCGGCTATCGCACCCTCGAGGAGTTCTTCGGGCTGCCCGCGGCGCCCGACTACGGTCACTGA